The Oscillospiraceae bacterium genome contains a region encoding:
- the leuD gene encoding 3-isopropylmalate dehydratase small subunit, which translates to MQATGTVHKYPDNVDTDVIIPARYLNSQNAQELAAHCMEDIDKDFVHRVKPGDIMVGGWNFGCGSSREHAPLVVKTSGVACVVAKSFARIFYRNAINIGLPILECEEASEAIAAGDEVSVDFDTGLITDHTTGQTFQAQPFPPFIQQIIAAGGLMNSIKQQ; encoded by the coding sequence GTGATCATCCCCGCCCGCTACCTGAACAGCCAGAACGCCCAGGAGCTGGCCGCCCACTGCATGGAGGACATCGACAAGGACTTCGTGCACCGGGTAAAGCCTGGCGACATCATGGTGGGCGGCTGGAATTTCGGCTGCGGCTCCTCCCGCGAGCACGCGCCCCTGGTGGTCAAGACCAGCGGCGTGGCCTGCGTGGTGGCCAAAAGCTTTGCCCGCATCTTTTACCGCAACGCCATCAACATCGGCCTGCCCATCCTGGAATGCGAGGAGGCCAGCGAGGCCATTGCCGCGGGCGACGAGGTGAGCGTGGATTTCGACACCGGCCTCATCACCGACCACACCACCGGCCAGACCTTTCAGGCACAGCCCTTCCCGCCCTTTATCCAGCAGATCATCGCCGCGGGCGGGCTGATGAACAGCATCAAACAGCAGTGA
- the vanRB gene encoding regulatory protein VanRB → MRILLVEDDEALRGAVELQLRSQGWQAEACGRGDDAEYYWREGGYDAVLLDRMLPGLDGLTLLRRMRAGGDATPVLLLTALADIGARVDGLDAGADDYLPKPFDMRELLARVRALGRRAGAGAETLTFGDLTWLPASLLLTGGVGQCTLTRKEGELLEALLRQKGGAVSRSALFARLWGAGAEVDDACLDTYAYYLRRRLRAVSARVSLVTVRGVGYRLAEDPC, encoded by the coding sequence ATGCGCATTTTACTGGTGGAGGACGACGAGGCCCTGCGGGGCGCGGTGGAATTGCAGCTGCGCAGCCAGGGCTGGCAGGCGGAGGCCTGCGGCCGGGGCGACGACGCGGAATATTACTGGCGGGAGGGCGGCTACGACGCGGTGCTGCTGGACCGGATGCTTCCCGGCCTGGACGGCCTGACCCTTTTGCGCCGCATGCGCGCCGGGGGCGACGCCACCCCCGTGCTGCTGCTCACCGCCCTGGCGGACATCGGCGCCCGGGTGGACGGGCTGGACGCCGGGGCCGACGACTACCTGCCCAAGCCCTTCGACATGCGGGAGCTGCTGGCACGGGTGCGGGCACTGGGCCGCCGGGCGGGCGCCGGGGCTGAAACCCTGACCTTTGGCGATCTGACCTGGCTGCCCGCCAGCCTGCTGCTCACCGGCGGGGTCGGCCAGTGCACCCTTACCCGCAAGGAGGGCGAACTGCTGGAGGCGCTGCTGCGCCAAAAGGGCGGGGCGGTGAGCCGCAGCGCACTGTTTGCGCGGCTCTGGGGCGCGGGTGCCGAGGTGGACGACGCCTGCCTGGACACCTATGCCTATTATCTGCGCCGCCGGCTGCGGGCCGTGAGCGCACGGGTGAGCCTGGTAACGGTGCGCGGCGTGGGTTACCGGCTGGCGGAGGATCCATGTTAG
- the leuB gene encoding 3-isopropylmalate dehydrogenase, with translation MEKTIAVIRGDGIGPEIVNEAIKVLNKIAAKYGHTFRYVEVDMGGAAIDKWGEPLPAAMLERCLAADSVLLGAVGGPKWDGLPGDQRPEKGLLALRAGMGLYANNRPAKLWPQLAAASPLKPEIVQQGIDFVVVRELIGGVYFGSHTTSQENGEAKATDVMSYSEHEVERIGRIAFETARKRRKKVTSVDKANVLDTSRLWRRVMHRLAEEYQDVAYSDVLVDNAAMQIVKDPSQFDVLVTENMFGDILSDEASMITGSIGMIPSSSLGQGSRGLYEPIHGSAPDIAGQDKANPIGTILSAAMLLKYSFDLDAEAAAIEAAVGAALDAGLRTGDMLAPGCKPVRCSEMGSAIADFL, from the coding sequence ATGGAAAAAACGATCGCAGTGATCCGGGGCGACGGCATCGGCCCCGAGATCGTAAACGAGGCCATCAAGGTACTGAACAAGATCGCGGCAAAATACGGCCATACCTTCCGCTATGTGGAGGTGGACATGGGCGGCGCCGCCATCGACAAATGGGGCGAGCCCCTGCCTGCCGCCATGCTGGAGCGGTGCCTTGCAGCCGACAGCGTTCTGCTGGGCGCGGTGGGCGGCCCCAAGTGGGACGGTCTGCCCGGCGATCAGCGGCCGGAAAAGGGCCTTCTCGCCCTGCGGGCGGGCATGGGCCTGTATGCCAACAACCGCCCCGCAAAGCTTTGGCCCCAATTGGCCGCCGCCAGCCCCTTAAAGCCTGAGATCGTGCAGCAGGGCATCGACTTTGTGGTGGTGCGCGAGCTGATCGGCGGGGTGTACTTCGGCAGCCACACCACAAGCCAGGAAAACGGCGAGGCCAAGGCCACCGACGTGATGAGCTATTCCGAGCATGAAGTGGAGCGCATCGGCCGCATCGCTTTTGAAACGGCCCGCAAACGCCGCAAAAAGGTGACCAGCGTGGACAAAGCGAACGTGCTGGACACAAGCCGCCTGTGGCGCCGGGTGATGCACCGGCTGGCCGAAGAATACCAGGACGTCGCTTACAGCGATGTCCTGGTGGACAACGCCGCCATGCAGATCGTAAAGGACCCCAGCCAGTTCGACGTGCTGGTCACCGAGAACATGTTCGGCGATATTTTGTCGGACGAAGCCAGCATGATCACCGGCTCCATCGGCATGATCCCCTCCTCGTCGCTGGGCCAGGGCAGCCGCGGCCTGTACGAGCCGATCCACGGCTCCGCGCCCGACATTGCCGGGCAGGACAAGGCGAACCCCATCGGCACCATTCTGTCGGCGGCCATGCTGCTGAAATACAGCTTTGACCTGGACGCCGAGGCCGCCGCCATCGAGGCGGCGGTGGGCGCCGCGCTGGATGCGGGCCTGCGCACCGGCGACATGCTGGCCCCCGGCTGCAAGCCCGTGCGGTGCAGCGAGATGGGCAGCGCCATCGCAGACTTTCTGTGA
- a CDS encoding sugar ABC transporter permease yields MKRRAHPFFWLLLAALALLVWGPLWFMAGGSLMPLDELDTLLGPVLTGRAGSAAWTLLPSWPTLEPLAQLLLDTPEFFVMFWNTCAQVLPQVLGQFLVGAPAAWALSRLRFRGRGALTALYMALMLLPFQVTMVPSYLVLYRLGLMDTVWAIILPGAFSAFPVFIMARGFDAVPRALLEAASLDGAGHFTTFWRVGLPLGAPGILAALVLGFLEAWNAVEQPMVFLKDQSIWPLALYLPRINAENLGLCMAASLMMLAPAALIFLFGQKYLELGIQASGVKE; encoded by the coding sequence ATGAAGCGCCGCGCCCACCCGTTTTTTTGGCTGCTGCTGGCAGCTTTGGCGCTGCTGGTGTGGGGGCCGCTGTGGTTCATGGCCGGCGGCAGCCTGATGCCGCTGGACGAGCTGGACACCCTGCTGGGGCCGGTGCTCACCGGCCGCGCGGGCAGCGCCGCCTGGACCCTGCTGCCCAGCTGGCCCACCCTGGAGCCGCTGGCCCAGCTTTTGCTGGACACGCCGGAATTCTTTGTGATGTTTTGGAACACCTGCGCCCAGGTGCTGCCCCAGGTGCTGGGGCAGTTCCTGGTGGGGGCGCCGGCGGCGTGGGCGCTCTCGCGGCTGCGTTTTCGGGGGCGGGGGGCGCTCACGGCGCTGTACATGGCGCTCATGCTGCTGCCTTTTCAGGTGACCATGGTGCCCAGCTACCTGGTGCTATACCGCCTGGGCCTGATGGACACCGTGTGGGCCATCATCCTGCCGGGGGCGTTTTCGGCGTTCCCGGTGTTTATTATGGCACGCGGTTTTGACGCAGTGCCCCGGGCGCTGCTGGAAGCGGCCTCGCTGGACGGGGCAGGGCATTTTACCACCTTTTGGCGGGTGGGGCTGCCGCTGGGCGCGCCGGGCATCCTGGCGGCGCTGGTGCTGGGCTTTTTGGAGGCATGGAACGCAGTGGAGCAGCCCATGGTGTTTTTGAAGGACCAGAGCATCTGGCCGCTGGCGCTCTATCTGCCCCGCATCAACGCGGAGAACCTGGGCCTGTGCATGGCGGCCAGCCTGATGATGCTGGCCCCGGCGGCGCTCATTTTTTTATTCGGCCAAAAATATCTTGAGCTGGGCATCCAGGCCAGCGGTGTGAAGGAGTGA
- a CDS encoding sugar ABC transporter permease, which produces MKRFEMRKKPARGEGAAAAAFLAPSAAGLGLLLLLPLAETVRRSVTNAPGTAFLGLENYRSVLGNTAFQLAAKNTARFICVCLPLLLAASLALALLVRAVRPAGRAFKTSYLLPMAVPVASIALLWQALFHQNGLVNAALSGLGLAPVDFMGTGAAFWVLIGTYLWKNSGYDMILWLAGLDGIPESVYEAAAVDGAGRWITFWRVTLPELSATLFLTAVLSLLNTFKVFREAYLVAGSYPQSDSIYLLQHLFNNWFLKLDMGRLAAAAVLVALVLLGVILLWQRLLRREGEE; this is translated from the coding sequence GTGAAGCGCTTTGAAATGAGAAAAAAACCGGCGCGGGGCGAGGGGGCGGCGGCCGCCGCCTTTCTGGCGCCGAGCGCGGCGGGGCTGGGGCTGCTGCTTTTGCTGCCGCTGGCCGAGACCGTGCGGCGCAGCGTTACGAATGCCCCGGGAACCGCGTTTTTGGGGCTTGAGAACTATCGTTCGGTGCTGGGCAACACGGCGTTTCAGCTGGCGGCAAAAAATACCGCCCGGTTTATCTGTGTGTGCCTGCCGCTGCTGCTGGCCGCAAGCCTTGCGCTGGCGCTGCTGGTGCGGGCGGTGCGCCCGGCGGGCCGGGCGTTCAAGACCAGCTACCTTTTGCCCATGGCGGTGCCGGTGGCCAGCATCGCGCTGCTGTGGCAGGCGCTGTTCCACCAAAACGGCCTGGTAAACGCCGCGCTTTCGGGCCTGGGCCTGGCCCCGGTGGATTTTATGGGCACCGGGGCGGCCTTTTGGGTGCTCATCGGCACCTACCTTTGGAAAAACAGCGGCTACGATATGATCTTATGGCTGGCGGGGCTGGACGGCATCCCCGAGAGTGTGTACGAAGCCGCCGCCGTGGACGGCGCGGGCCGCTGGATCACCTTTTGGCGCGTCACCCTGCCCGAGCTCAGCGCCACCCTGTTTTTGACCGCGGTGCTGAGCCTGCTGAACACCTTCAAGGTGTTTCGGGAGGCGTATCTGGTGGCGGGCAGCTACCCCCAGAGCGACAGCATCTACCTTTTACAGCATCTGTTCAACAACTGGTTTTTAAAGCTGGACATGGGCCGCCTGGCCGCTGCCGCGGTGCTGGTGGCGCTGGTGCTGCTGGGCGTTATTCTGCTGTGGCAGCGCCTGCTGCGAAGGGAGGGAGAGGAATGA
- a CDS encoding phosphoesterase → MKLLIASDLHGSAWYCEKLLELVEKEQPDKLLLLGDLLYHGPRNDLPREYDPKRVIPMLNGLKDRIIAVRGNCDAEVDQMVLEFPLMADYTTLWLETGKPLFATHGHLFDPAHLPPLPAGSAFVFGHVHTKYAAWQGSTLILNPGSLSIPKDGTHSYMIYENGVFTAKTLEGEAVMRAEY, encoded by the coding sequence ATGAAATTGCTCATTGCCTCGGACCTGCACGGGTCGGCCTGGTATTGTGAAAAGCTGCTGGAGCTTGTGGAAAAAGAGCAGCCGGACAAGCTGCTTTTGCTGGGCGATCTGCTATACCATGGCCCCCGCAACGATCTGCCGCGGGAGTATGACCCCAAGCGGGTGATCCCTATGCTTAACGGCTTAAAGGACCGGATCATCGCCGTGCGGGGCAACTGTGACGCCGAGGTGGACCAGATGGTGCTGGAATTCCCCCTGATGGCCGACTACACCACCCTTTGGCTGGAAACGGGCAAACCGCTTTTCGCCACCCACGGCCACCTGTTCGACCCGGCGCACCTGCCCCCGCTGCCGGCGGGCAGCGCCTTTGTGTTTGGGCATGTGCACACAAAATACGCCGCGTGGCAGGGGAGCACCCTGATCCTGAACCCGGGCAGCCTGTCGATCCCGAAGGACGGCACCCACAGCTACATGATATACGAAAATGGGGTGTTCACCGCAAAGACCCTGGAGGGCGAAGCGGTGATGCGCGCGGAATATTGA